One Rosa chinensis cultivar Old Blush chromosome 5, RchiOBHm-V2, whole genome shotgun sequence genomic region harbors:
- the LOC112166356 gene encoding linoleate 13S-lipoxygenase 2-1, chloroplastic produces MLKPRLLHPSESLFLHPKPFLHGSSGRSSTASLPVWSTKPSFPNKHKSLRFGSTNYRYETKAVSSDSTITSSSSDSTSAISNSDGTSSSVSSTSTSSSSTSNTSNPGPTTTTTITTTTEVTEVVTETEDAVVDKEVEVVTTKEVVTEKFTSVKATITVTLTVGGFLNNLGLTRGIDDVRDMLGQTLFMDLISAHVDPKTGSEKEHVTGFAHRSSQKDSEIVYETDFKVPLDFGEVGAVLIENEHHKEMYLKDIVLDGLPNGPVLLTCNSWLHSKYDNPAKRVFFTNKSYLPSQTPSALVRLREEELVTLRGNGQGERKIFERVYDYDVYNDLGDPDSKLRLKRTVIGGSTEFPYPRRCRTGRPMCETDRLSEKRSRSTYVPRDEAFSEIKQLTFSAKTVYSVLHAVVPALETAMVDSDLGFPLFTSIDSLYNEGISLPPLKDQGVLRTMVPRLVNAIASGEDVLRFVPPETMNRDKFFWFRDEEFARQTLAGLNPYSIKLVTEWPLRSELDPDVYGPPESAITTKMIEQEIRGFATIQEAIREKKLFILDYHDLFLPYVGKVREIEGTTLYGSRTLFFLTPDGTLRPLVIELTRPPLDGKPQWKQTFQPSWNATGVWLWRIAKAHVLAHDSGYHQLVTHWLRTHCATEPYIIATNRQLSVMHPIYRLLHPHFRYTMEINALAREALVNAGGIIETSFSPGKYSMEICSIAYGKEWRFDLEALPADLIRRGMAVEDPTAPHGLRLSIQDYPFANDGLLLWDALKQWVTDYVSHYYTDSTIVQTDQELQAWWTEIRTVGHGDKKDEPWWPELNTPQDLIDIITTMVWVTSGHHAAVNFGQYTYAGYFPNRPTIARTNVPTEDPDDEVWKKFLEKPESALLQCFPSQIQATTIMAVLDILSNHSPDEEYMVEKMEDAWAEDEVIRAAYERFKGRLMMLEGTIDDRNANYELKNRSGAGVVPYELLKPFSEPGVTGKGVPYSISI; encoded by the exons ATGTTGAAACCCAGACTACTTCACCCATCAGAGTCTCTGTTTCTCCACCCCAAGCCGTTCCTCCATGGAAGCAGTGGCCGCAGCAGTACTGCTTCACTTCCTGTCTGGTCAACAAAGCCCTCATTCCCCAATAAACACAAAAGCCTTCGATTCGGTTCAACTAATTACAGATACGAAACAAAAGCCGTAAGCAGTGATAGTACTATTACTAGTAGCAGCAGCGATAGTACCAGTGCTATTAGCAACAGTGATGGTACTAGTAGCAGCGTCAGCAGTACTAGTACTAGCAGCAGCAGCACTAGTAATACTAGCAATCCTGGACCGACGACGACAACAACGATAACCACTACCACTGAGGTGACGGAAGTAGTGACGGAAACTGAAGATGCAGTGGTCGACAAAGAAGTAGAAGTAGTGACCACAAAAGAAGTGGTGACGGAGAAGTTCACGAGTGTTAAAGCAACCATAACGGTGACGCTTACTGTTGGAGGGTTTCTGAACAACTTAGGCCTAACCCGAGGAATCGATGATGTCAGAGATATGCTTGGTCAAACTCTCTTCATGGATCTTATTAGTGCTCACGTTGATCCCA AAACTGGATCAGAGAAGGAGCATGTTACCGGTTTCGCACACAGGAGTAGCCAGAAGGACAGTGAGATTGTATACGAGACAGATTTTAAAGTTCCATTAGATTTTGGAGAAGTGGGTGCCGTTTTAATAGAGAATGAGCACCACAAGGAGATGTATCTCAAGGATATTGTGCTGGATGGCTTGCCTAATGGTCCTGTACTACTTACCTGTAATTCATGGCTCCATTCCAAGTATGACAATCCAGCGAAGAGAGTCTTCTTCACAAACAAG TCATATTTGCCATCTCAAACACCAAGTGCTTTGGTGAGGTTAAGAGAAGAGGAGCTTGTTACTTTGCGTGGCAATGGCCAAGGAGAACGCAAGATCTTTGAGAGAGTATACGACTATGATGTTTACAATGATCTTGGGGATCCTGATTCAAAATTAAGGTTAAAAAGAACTGTTATTGGGGGCAGCACAGAGTTCCCCTATCCCAGGCGATGCCGAACCGGGCGACCAATGTGCGAAACAG ATAGGCTTTCGGAGAAAAGAAGTAGAAGTACGTATGTTCCCAGAGATGAAGCATTCTCAGAGATTAAACAATTAACTTTTTCAGCAAAGACAGTATATTCTGTCTTGCACGCAGTGGTACCTGCCTTGGAGACTGCCATGGTCGACTCTGATCTCGGATTCCCACTGTTCACATCTATAGACTCACTCTACAATGAAGGCATTAGCTTGCCTCCCCTTAAAGATCAAGGGGTTCTCAGAACCATGGTTCCCAGGCTAGTCAATGCTATAGCTTCCGGTGAAGATGTTCTGCGGTTTGTGCCCCCAGAAACAATGAATA GAGACAAATTCTTTTGGTTTAGGGATGAGGAATTTGCTAGGCAGACTCTTGCGGGTCTTAACCCATATAGCATCAAGTTGGTGACG GAATGGCcattgaggagtgaattggacCCTGACGTATATGGTCCTCCAGAATCAGCAATCACCACGAAAATGATTGAGCAAGAGATCAGAGGCTTTGCGACCATCCAAGAG GCCATAAGAGAAAAGAAGTTGTTTATACTAGATTACCATGATTTGTTCTTACCGTACGTGGGCAAAGTAAGAGAGATCGAAGGTACAACTCTGTATGGATCTAGGACACTTTTTTTCCTCACCCCAGACGGCACATTGAGGCCGCTGGTTATTGAGTTGACTCGACCGCCACTGGACGGAAAGCCTCAGTGGAAGCAAACCTTCCAACCCAGCTGGAATGCTACCGGTGTCTGGCTTTGGAGGATCGCCAAAGCTCATGTTCTTGCTCACGACTCCGGTTACCATCAACTTGTTACTCACTG GCTAAGAACACATTGTGCCACAGAGCCATATATAATCGCAACAAATCGGCAACTGAGTGTGATGCACCCAATCTATCGATTGTTGCATCCCCATTTCAGATACACGATGGAGATTAATGCTCTTGCTCGCGAAGCACTAGTCAACGCCGGTGGCATCATTGAAACGTCATTCTCGCCGGGAAAATATTCCATGGAGATTTGCTCTATTGCCTATGGTAAGGAGTGGCGATTCGACCTAGAAGCACTGCCCGCTGACCTTATTCGCAG GGGCATGGCCGTTGAGGACCCAACTGCTCCACATGGTCTGAGGTTATCAATTCAAGACTACCCTTTTGCTAATGACGGACTCCTCCTATGGGATGCCCTCAAACAATGGGTCACTGATTATGTAAGCCACTACTACACAGACTCCACCATAGTACAAACTGACCAAGAGCTCCAAGCCTGGTGGACAGAGATCAGAACAGTAGGGCACGGAGACAAAAAGGATGAACCCTGGTGGCCTGAGCTAAATACCCCTCAAGATCTCATCGACATTATCACAACAATGGTTTGGGTCACATCCGGTCACCACGCAGCAGTCAACTTTGGTCAATATACCTATGCAGGTTACTTCCCTAACCGCCCAACAATTGCAAGGACCAACGTTCCCACGGAGGACCCCGACGACGAGGTCTGGAAGAAGTTCTTGGAAAAACCCGAAAGCGCACTTTTGCAGTGCTTTCCTTCGCAAATTCAAGCCACAACGATCATGGCGGTTTTGGACATTTTGTCTAATCATTCGCCTGATGAAGAGTACATGGTAGAGAAGATGGAGGACGCATGGGCTGAAGACGAAGTCATAAGGGCGGCGTACGAGCGGTTTAAAGGGAGGTTGATGATGCTTGAAGGAACTATTGATGATAGAAATGCTAATTATGAGTTGAAGAATCGAAGTGGTGCTGGGGTTGTGCCTTACGAGCTTCTAAAGCCCTTCTCAGAACCTGGGGTTACAGGAAAGGGAGTCCCATATAGCATCTCTATTTga